The nucleotide window AGGTCAAATTAAGTTTTCTGACTTCTTCTTGTTGCAAAATACAGATAATGATACTTATTAGGATATACtgaagcaaaaaaaaagtatcatgGATTCCTAGCAGAACTAATGTTAAAAGTGAACTCATAACAGTTCTGCTTCAGTGTACATAGTGACTTCCCTAACATCTTCAGAGAACACCCTGGTTGATTGGGATTGAGGCATAGTTGATTGATATCCAATAAAAAGTTCCGACACAAATTcagaaatttgaaattaaacaACAGTAACCTTAGAAGGCTGCCATTTAGGAATGTCAACTGGATATAGATTTTATCAACATTTTCTTTCACATGACATAACAAGGAGTTTACACTCACCAAGGATGTGAAATTTGGAATCACAGAATTCATAATAGTTAGattcatttaaaatataatcGAAAATGTCTTACCGCCTTCAAATGGACTGGACTCATGATTCACTTGCCCATTTTGTCCAGCCTCTTCTGAAAGAGGAGACCCAGATTGGTTGCTCTCACCTAGCTTTGAACTACTACCAACACACTTGTCCTGTTGCTCTGGATCAGGAATTGGATCAGCAGGCAAAAAGCAAATTTCATCTCCCGACAAATCTGAATCACTGAAAGTTGAATCATTCTCCAGACCATCTATATCAACATCGTCATCCTCGTTGACATCAGACCCTTTAACCTGCAGCATCATGTTCATAtcaaaaacagaaaaagaaaagtaggaAGGATGACTTATCTATACTTCTTTCCTATTCAACGAGTCCAACATATAATACTCTCACCTTCTCAATTTCCGGATTGAGATCAAATTCATCTTCCCTTTCAACATACTCCTCATTTTCTTCAAGTTCTTTGAAATCGGGAGCAAATGCACTCCAATTCTCGGTGAAGTCTTTTGCCCATATATAGACTAACCCAGACAGAGAAACAGAGACTACAACAGGGTTGACAGGATGCCAAGCTAGATCTACTATCGCTTCCTTAGGCCCTTCAAGAATTTTCACAAGATGACCGGCCCGATCCCAAATGTAGATCTTGTGCTCCCCTTTGTTAGCAGAACCACCAACAACCCACTCACCATCACCACTAAAACATGGAGCTTTCCAGTGCACTCGGGTGACAGAATCCTGAAACTCCCGAAACAAAGTTAAACATAGCGCTCCAACAGCCTTCAGCTTCTCGACCCCTTCCAGATCATTCAGGTCATTGGTTGCTTCATCTAGACCCGTAAGAGCATTTTTTACCGGAAGAAGGTTCTCATAAATCCTTATTGTACGATCAGTTGAATTTATTAAGAGATACTGTCCATTTCTGCTAAACACGATATTCTTTATAACAGCATTGCCTGGAACAAGAACTATACCACGCACTTGAACACTTCTGTGGTCAACTATTAGTATTTCCCCTTTGGAGTTCCCCACATACACCAGATCTCCGTACTTGTTAAAGCAAGCAGAAGTAGGAGTAAATGGGGAAGATCCatctgaaaatttattttttgaaggaGGAGCAACCCCATTCCCTCCTTCAGTAGGCAAGACAGGGAGCACAGTCACGCTTCCTGTCTCCAAGTCAACAATCATAGGAGCAGATGAAAGGGGGCACACCAAGCAAATAGATGGAGTAGTGGACCTAGGATATAGGCGAGCTTGTAAAGGGGTTTGCTGTAGAGTGATCCGAGTAATCTTCTCTCCTCTGACAACATCCCAGAGTGACAAGGACTTATCAGCAGCGGAGACAAGTATGCGGTGACCATACTTTGACCAACAAACACTCGTAATAGAGGCAACAGAATCATCGTCCTTGAATTCTCTTGCAATGCCTCTGGTCCCAAAATCCCAGATAATGCAAGTTCCATCAGCACATCCAGCTGTAAAATCAAAGGCAGTTTAGGTTTTTACAAAGGCAGCATATAATTcctaaaagttactttttttattgGTATATCTTTCCTAAAAGTTATTAATCTAAACAACCACCAAAAAGTTCTAATCTTTTTTGCAACAAATAGATATTTGAGTTGCTTCAAGATATCAATTGACTATCATTATCACATTCAGCATGATGCTtcagaaacaaaacaaaaaagaacaaaagcaTAAGAGCTACATGAATCAACATAATTTTGATTCATGTAGCTCTTTcgctttcattcttttttttgtttcttggaGTCATGTTAGTCATGTCAAAAGCACAATCAGAAGGGAAGGGGAGTTCAGTAAAGAATTATTCACAGTACCTGCAAGAAGGGTGCCACGACGATTAAAGGCTATGCACTTCATGATCCCACTCTCCAAATACTCCTCTATAATTTCAGGGAAAACCCCCTGCAATGGGTCTTAATACCAGAAAAGAACCCAAAGGACAAATGAACATGTCAACAAAGCACATATCAGCAGAAATTAAAcagaagaaaagaataaaaatttatCCCTATTTTGTGCACCTATGTTTGAGACACCCAGGTTCAAAAATCTTCCTTTTTCTGTTTAGTCATGTCGCTTTTGTGGTTTTCTTGGAGAAAGGGgtgaattttctcaaaaaatcatCCTTTCCTCCAAGAAAACCACAAGAACAACCCAactaaacagaaaaaaaaaagatctttcTACATGTGTATTTTGGATTCTTTCTTCAAGAAAACCACAACGACAAGAACAATAGAAACATTAGgtaaaaacataacaaaattcACCCTTTCAGAAACCCACAAATGATGTAAAAACAAGCAATTCAACCTGTACTTCAAGAAAACCACACAAAAAAGcagaaaaatcaagaattttatATGAGTGTTTCAAGAAACAGAAGCTTACCAATAATAGGAGCATCCATCATGCAAACTAAAACCTAAAATGGAGAAATTTGAACTATATGTTGATTGGTTTCTCCAAttggagagagaaaaaatcAGTCTTTATGGGCTTTAGAGTGAGCTTCTGAAGTATTACACCAGAGAAGcggagaaagagagaaaaacgACTACTTCTGAAGTGGGGGGTTCTTGAAACTATGAAAAAGGGTTTTAGAACAATTTATTAAGGTTGTCTTTTTCCCTTTACCATTTATTAAAAGGGATAATTTCATAGTAAATTGGGGGATAATATATGGGGGAAAAAATGCATTAGTTagtcaatttttcatatttctgaAAATAATTGTATGCATAGTTCAAAAATTTagttatatttaaaaagattataaaaataaaaattgcaaatcaaactaaaatgtaaagcaaaaaattaaaatgacttcatacataaattatcaactaaaattGCAAAAGGTTAATATGCacagtaaaattttaaaaatttacatacacatatatgtataattatataatttttgaataaatatttatatagctATTTCTTACTTAACATCATAACTAAGTAAAAATATGTGTAttttaataaaagtaaaaatcaaatttaactaAATCAAAAAAGTCAAATCATACtactaaaatatcaaaattcccTTGATTTTTGGGGAACACTCCGTAAGGATAGTAATGAATGCACTGTTAAATGATTCATTCAAATTCAATATTgtgacataaaataatatatatataatgtttgtaCTTATATGAGCTCATGTAGTTTACTTGCTCTGAATACCTAGATGAttattaaatatacaaaattaaaaaaatatataaaaaatttgacaaatCGAGATAGGAATGAAGGtggaaataaaaaaacaacctattcattttttgttttatttgatttataaatacaaaaagtaaTATAGTGAGAGTACTTCATAAGAAATTCTTTATAcgtttaaaattataaataaattaacttaattagtcATAATAAACATTTTGAAGGCATTAAAAACATAATGAGACATAtctaaaatacttttaaaaaatgtatcaaaatacgTATATTTATATGTAGTAGAAGAGCATTTGAAATTTAGAGGTTATAAGAAATTATTCtggtaaataaattataaataatctaacaTATAAAAgatcaattaaaatattaattcattCTAGATGAGGATTGATTTGATTgagttgagaaaaaaaaaatcaatttgttggtctactttaatattatataaatatataaaaaagagtagtacttaataattaagataaaataaatataatatgataaattattcAGGTGGAGAATGGTAACAAAGAGTCGCTCCCATAAACAAATGATTGGGACTCCTGGTCCTAATCGAATCAGAGATTTCGATAACTAGGGGAATCGATAGAAAGAGATGGGTCGGATACTAGAATTTGCCTAAAAGTCCCGATTTTTTTGAGGCAAGACTTCGACTGGGCATTTTCGCGCTAAGGCACAACGGCTTTCGCACAACTGCTACTCCTTTGCTTCTTGCCTTATCTTTTACTAAGAAACTAATCTAAATAGAAGTCAATTTTGATTATGAAATGATAACACCGAGCTGATTGAGTAATTGTATGTACTGCTCTGCCACTTTTACGTTGGTGAATAGAATATCATCACCTAGTTCTCTTTATACATTATACAATTGATAGAAGGGCGAAGGTATTTATTTACTtagatttaaaaatcaaatattattgacgagatttaatatttttttcatgatttatcCTAAAtttgctttaatttattttaatcttatCAATCTGAAGCTCACGAGATGAGTCGGATTACGATCTATCCATTAAAATTGGTTCAATTTAGCctttttgaatttgataaaaaaaatgtttggttGATATTCCAAAATTTTACTATCGGATCCATTAATCTCATCATAGAAAATGAAGCAGAACTTTTTGTTTACTTagttttaaaaatcaaacattaTTGAcgagatttaattttttttcatgatttatcCTAAAtttgctttaatttattttaatcttatCAATTTGAAGCTCATGAAATGAATTGGATTGCAGCCTACCCATTAAAATTGGTccaattttacctttttgaatttgataaaaatgatttgtttgatattccaaaattttacattaatCGCATCATAGAAAATGAAGTGAGACTTCACAAACAAATACAAAAGCTCttagttaaatttaaaataatagtgtGATTGAAATCACTCACCTTGACGAAAATGATAAGATTTTGATGGTATTTTGCCCATTCTAAAAAAGCAACGCATTTTACGATTCAACAGAATATAAAAGATTTCAATTTTGATCAAGCAATTGTTTCCAACGATGATTTCACCAAGATCCACTTCTGAAACAAAAATTGAGTTTAAACATACATTAATATTAAGTATTGAAACAAATGAATGCATACTCATAAAAATCAActtgagaaataagaaaataaaactaaatagtTATACATACAGCaccttaaaaattatttttttaagctcTCGAGTTCATCAACAGTTTTTAAACCATAAGAGATTCATTCTTACAAGAACATAAAAGTGATAACATAAAAGATACACTCTTTATTGTATCTTCGTTTATAACAATGTTATGTAGAAGTAGTAAGTCTGTATGAGTTGCTCTACTTTCAATGTGGGATTAGGACGGTCAATTACTTAATAGTCcccactttattttattttagattttagcGCATAAGTAATTATTGTGATTgtccatttttttattttaaaaataataacctATAAAGTAATATGAAATATTCAACGAACTAATAAATAAGTTTGACTACAACAGTCTTCGAtgagaaattatattattgtaatAAATGAACCTACTTGAAAATActtataacatcttatcatttatgtG belongs to Solanum stenotomum isolate F172 chromosome 1, ASM1918654v1, whole genome shotgun sequence and includes:
- the LOC125853672 gene encoding protein RBL isoform X1, with the protein product MMDAPIIDPLQGVFPEIIEEYLESGIMKCIAFNRRGTLLAAGCADGTCIIWDFGTRGIAREFKDDDSVASITSVCWSKYGHRILVSAADKSLSLWDVVRGEKITRITLQQTPLQARLYPRSTTPSICLVCPLSSAPMIVDLETGSVTVLPVLPTEGGNGVAPPSKNKFSDGSSPFTPTSACFNKYGDLVYVGNSKGEILIVDHRSVQVRGIVLVPGNAVIKNIVFSRNGQYLLINSTDRTIRIYENLLPVKNALTGLDEATNDLNDLEGVEKLKAVGALCLTLFREFQDSVTRVHWKAPCFSGDGEWVVGGSANKGEHKIYIWDRAGHLVKILEGPKEAIVDLAWHPVNPVVVSVSLSGLVYIWAKDFTENWSAFAPDFKELEENEEYVEREDEFDLNPEIEKVKGSDVNEDDDVDIDGLENDSTFSDSDLSGDEICFLPADPIPDPEQQDKCVGSSSKLGESNQSGSPLSEEAGQNGQVNHESSPFEGEDTGTTGLKRRRKPSEKVLEQQAEKVKKPPLKTKPSGKPQN
- the LOC125853672 gene encoding protein RBL isoform X2 — protein: MMDAPIIDPLQGVFPEIIEEYLESGIMKCIAFNRRGTLLAAGCADGTCIIWDFGTRGIAREFKDDDSVASITSVCWSKYGHRILVSAADKSLSLWDVVRGEKITRITLQQTPLQARLYPRSTTPSICLVCPLSSAPMIVDLETGSVTVLPVLPTEGGNGVAPPSKNKFSDGSSPFTPTSACFNKYGDLVYVGNSKGEILIVDHRSVQVRGIVLVPGNAVIKNIVFSRNGQYLLINSTDRTIRIYENLLPVKNALTGLDEATNDLNDLEGVEKLKAVGALCLTLFREFQDSVTRVHWKAPCFSGDGEWVVGGSANKGEHKIYIWDRAGHLVKILEGPKEAIVDLAWHPVNPVVVSVSLSGLVYIWAKDFTENWSAFAPDFKELEENEEYVEREDEFDLNPEIEKVKGSDVNEDDDVDIDGLENDSTFSDSDLSGDEICFLPADPIPDPEQQDKCVGSSSKLGESNQSGSPLSEEAGQNGQVNHESSPFEGEDTGTTGLKRRRKPSEKVLEQQAEKVKKPPLKTKPSG